One part of the Deltaproteobacteria bacterium GWA2_45_12 genome encodes these proteins:
- a CDS encoding very short patch repair endonuclease: MDTLTSEKRSWNMSRIRGANTKPELAVRSMLHRRGYRFRISNKTLPGRPDIVLPKYRAVIFVHGCFWHRHQGCKYAYTPKSRLDFWEQKFEGNVMRDKNNLFLLKKTGWLPLVVWECEIKHNAEAVLGRVSGILQRRLKKLVAI; encoded by the coding sequence ATGGATACGCTGACCTCGGAAAAACGCAGCTGGAATATGTCCCGCATCCGAGGAGCGAATACAAAGCCCGAGCTTGCTGTCCGCTCGATGCTGCATCGCAGGGGATACAGATTCAGAATCTCAAATAAGACCCTTCCAGGGAGACCAGATATTGTTCTCCCAAAATACAGGGCAGTAATCTTTGTTCATGGCTGCTTCTGGCATCGGCATCAGGGGTGCAAATATGCTTACACGCCGAAATCCCGCTTGGATTTCTGGGAGCAGAAGTTTGAGGGGAATGTCATGCGGGATAAAAATAACCTTTTTCTTCTCAAGAAAACAGGCTGGCTTCCTCTTGTCGTATGGGAATGCGAAATAAAACACAATGCTGAAGCTGTGCTTGGCAGAGTATCTGGAATTTTGCAGCGACGCCTGAAAAAACTGGTGGCGATCTGA
- a CDS encoding ATPase yields MEKYTLPPRAASLSESMRDIGYSLETAIADIIDNSITAGATSVEIWCDFELNQPQLAITDNGQGMSRDELIEAMRHGSTHPRNKRSSDDLGRFGLGLKTASFSQCRQLVVISRKNGELAGAMWDLDTIDDEWNIGLLSQDEILSCPHVDHLGSSGTLVLWLKLDRLSEGDVSSNKQKMLLEKIEVADRHLSLVFHRFLSGEVRGKKLDIFINGHKLDPFDPFCLSNKATQLLPEEIVRLDGHEVRIQPYILPHHSKLSPKEHDYYESRSEFVSNQGVYIYRNNRLMVWGNWFRLTPKGEATKLARVRIDFPSALDEQWTIDIKKSRAQPPQQVREKLRHIISRIVEQSTRVHSGRGRKLFDEAKAPFWVRYAEHGGVRYSLNRNHPVLAAYRKMIEGDQQRLFQEVLTVIEDSIPVEAIYSDYSMTPKGFDEPAKIDTEEILVRLRLLCELLSAESQMDMNTFKETINRLKPFCDYPKEIEQVIKEKYNA; encoded by the coding sequence ATGGAAAAATATACCCTTCCGCCGAGAGCGGCCTCCCTTTCCGAATCCATGCGGGATATTGGTTATTCGCTGGAAACGGCCATTGCGGACATTATCGATAACAGCATTACTGCGGGAGCAACTAGCGTTGAAATCTGGTGTGATTTTGAATTAAACCAGCCACAACTTGCCATTACTGACAACGGACAAGGTATGAGCAGGGATGAGCTTATCGAAGCCATGCGACATGGCTCAACCCACCCCAGGAACAAACGTAGCAGTGATGATCTCGGGCGATTTGGTTTGGGCCTCAAAACGGCCTCCTTTTCGCAATGCCGACAACTTGTCGTAATTAGCCGTAAGAATGGCGAGCTTGCAGGTGCCATGTGGGATTTGGATACGATAGATGATGAATGGAATATTGGCCTTCTCAGTCAGGATGAGATATTGAGTTGTCCGCATGTAGACCATCTTGGATCAAGCGGAACCCTTGTGCTATGGCTGAAGCTGGATCGGCTCTCAGAAGGTGATGTATCCAGCAACAAACAGAAAATGCTACTCGAGAAAATTGAAGTTGCAGATAGACACCTTTCTCTTGTATTCCATCGCTTTCTGTCAGGGGAAGTGAGGGGCAAAAAACTCGACATATTTATCAACGGGCATAAACTTGATCCCTTCGATCCTTTCTGTCTCAGCAATAAGGCGACTCAACTTCTTCCGGAGGAGATAGTGAGACTTGATGGCCATGAGGTCAGGATTCAGCCATACATACTGCCCCACCACAGCAAGCTGTCGCCAAAGGAGCATGATTACTATGAAAGCCGGAGCGAATTCGTCAGCAACCAAGGCGTTTATATTTATCGCAATAACAGGCTGATGGTCTGGGGTAACTGGTTTCGTCTGACACCCAAAGGAGAGGCTACAAAACTGGCGCGCGTGCGGATTGATTTCCCCAGTGCGCTGGATGAGCAATGGACGATTGACATCAAAAAATCGAGAGCACAGCCGCCTCAGCAGGTACGTGAAAAGCTGCGTCACATTATCAGCAGGATAGTTGAGCAAAGTACCCGAGTGCATTCAGGCCGGGGGAGAAAATTATTCGATGAAGCAAAGGCGCCGTTCTGGGTGCGTTACGCAGAACATGGGGGAGTGAGATATTCGCTCAACAGAAATCATCCGGTTCTCGCAGCGTACAGAAAAATGATCGAGGGTGATCAGCAGCGACTGTTTCAGGAGGTGTTGACTGTCATTGAGGATTCCATACCTGTGGAAGCAATTTATTCTGATTATTCAATGACCCCTAAGGGATTCGATGAGCCTGCAAAAATAGACACGGAAGAAATCCTGGTCAGGCTTCGTTTGCTGTGTGAATTACTATCTGCTGAGAGTCAGATGGACATGAACACATTTAAAGAAACCATCAATCGCTTAAAGCCATTTTGTGATTATCCGAAGGAAATCGAGCAGGTAATCAAGGAGAAATATAATGCCTGA